One part of the Acidobacteriota bacterium genome encodes these proteins:
- a CDS encoding sulfatase-like hydrolase/transferase — translation MKRIVLPLVIGFLLSPFILAQEEKTPPPRYNLILITIDTLRADHLGCYGYQKIKTPNIDKLASSGIRFARTYCQVPITLPSHTSIMTGTYPFVHQVRDNIIYHASPSLITLAEVLKRHSYKTGAVVGSFLLDSEFGLDQGFDYYYDNFKRTGGATYTHIFSMERPASEVVKRGLSFIKENRENRFFLWLHLFDPHAPYNPPSPYDKLYKDTPYDGEIAYTDHELGKLLSQLKAMGLRRNTLIVLTADHGEMLGEHKEIYHCFFVYEGAMHIPLIISLPGVLPQGKVVPELVRSIDILPTILDFLGIDYRKETGAQGISLLPLIKGKKINLSSYGESYYPWLHFGWGKLRCLIKGNWKYIEAPKPELYNLALDPKEKNNLFTKYRAVARRLSNELKKLTAGYDEGAGAIRLVPDEETLKRMISLGYISGTVVRKNLKKKQGPLADPKDKIEDYNRYERNLILASKELGRGEARKALKRLLPLLKINENSFELRYYLGNAYRQLKQYKRALEQYAIALKLSPGFINTYYQIGRTYAEMGDFAEAVRTIKKGLAIFPNSHLLYFNLGVIYRNNGKREEAIATFKKALTLAPNDPATLGNLADLLLETGRKKEAIPILERAVAVGFRKELALANLARLYDEEGKHKLAEKKLTELLHTAPNSPITHIELAEHKKRMKDYPGAKKELTLALKLDPASARARALLSEIKEIMKKKEEGYIRIRLIKVNDLALAEKIRKELAGGKSFSSLARRYSVDPSSEEGGDIGFIAPEDLLPELSKVAFSLKVGEISGIIKARGAYYLLKREE, via the coding sequence ATGAAAAGGATTGTTTTACCTCTGGTAATCGGCTTCTTACTCTCCCCTTTTATCCTCGCTCAGGAGGAGAAAACACCTCCACCAAGATATAATCTCATTCTTATAACCATTGACACCCTGAGGGCAGACCACCTCGGCTGTTATGGATACCAAAAGATAAAAACCCCTAACATCGACAAACTCGCCTCCTCCGGAATCCGCTTCGCCCGAACCTACTGCCAGGTACCCATCACCCTTCCCTCCCATACCTCGATAATGACCGGAACCTACCCTTTCGTCCACCAAGTGAGGGATAACATTATTTACCATGCTTCTCCCTCTCTCATCACCTTAGCGGAAGTGCTAAAGAGACATAGCTACAAAACAGGAGCGGTGGTGGGTTCCTTCCTTCTCGATTCCGAATTCGGCTTGGACCAAGGATTTGATTATTACTACGACAATTTTAAAAGAACAGGAGGGGCTACCTATACCCATATCTTCTCGATGGAACGACCTGCTTCAGAGGTAGTGAAGAGGGGGTTATCCTTTATAAAGGAGAATCGGGAGAACCGCTTCTTCCTCTGGCTCCACCTTTTCGACCCTCACGCCCCTTATAACCCGCCTTCGCCCTACGATAAACTCTATAAAGACACCCCTTATGATGGGGAGATAGCCTATACCGATCACGAGCTGGGAAAACTCCTCTCTCAGCTCAAGGCGATGGGACTGAGGAGAAACACCCTGATCGTCCTAACCGCCGACCACGGGGAGATGCTTGGGGAGCATAAGGAGATCTACCACTGCTTCTTCGTCTATGAGGGGGCAATGCACATCCCCCTCATAATCTCTCTACCAGGCGTTCTCCCTCAGGGAAAAGTAGTCCCAGAACTGGTACGGAGCATTGACATCCTCCCCACCATCCTCGACTTCCTCGGAATAGACTACAGAAAGGAAACAGGGGCTCAGGGGATAAGTCTTCTTCCATTAATAAAAGGTAAGAAGATAAACCTCTCCTCGTATGGGGAGAGTTACTACCCTTGGCTCCACTTCGGCTGGGGGAAGCTCCGCTGCCTCATAAAAGGGAATTGGAAATATATTGAGGCGCCGAAGCCGGAGCTTTACAATCTGGCACTCGATCCAAAGGAGAAAAACAACCTCTTCACCAAGTATCGAGCGGTAGCAAGGAGGCTCTCTAATGAGCTCAAGAAGCTCACCGCGGGCTACGATGAGGGGGCAGGGGCGATAAGACTTGTTCCCGACGAGGAGACGCTCAAAAGGATGATCTCCTTGGGCTACATAAGTGGTACCGTGGTCCGAAAAAACCTAAAGAAAAAACAAGGACCATTAGCTGACCCAAAGGATAAGATTGAGGATTACAATCGATACGAGCGAAACCTCATCCTCGCGAGTAAGGAGTTAGGTAGGGGAGAGGCGAGGAAAGCACTAAAAAGGCTCCTTCCCCTTCTCAAGATAAACGAAAACAGCTTCGAGCTCAGATATTACTTAGGAAACGCCTACCGTCAACTGAAACAGTATAAGAGGGCACTTGAGCAGTACGCAATTGCCCTAAAGCTATCTCCGGGTTTCATCAATACCTATTACCAGATCGGGAGAACCTATGCCGAGATGGGGGACTTCGCCGAGGCGGTTCGGACGATAAAGAAGGGGCTCGCTATTTTCCCCAACTCCCACCTTCTCTATTTCAACCTGGGAGTGATCTATCGTAATAATGGAAAGCGAGAAGAAGCAATTGCCACCTTTAAAAAAGCGCTAACGCTTGCCCCAAACGACCCCGCCACCTTGGGCAACTTAGCCGATCTCCTCCTCGAAACGGGAAGAAAAAAAGAAGCGATCCCAATCCTCGAACGGGCGGTGGCGGTCGGCTTCAGAAAGGAGCTCGCTTTAGCCAACCTTGCTCGCCTTTATGATGAGGAAGGAAAACATAAATTAGCGGAAAAGAAACTGACTGAGCTACTGCATACCGCCCCCAACTCTCCCATCACCCACATAGAACTGGCAGAACATAAGAAAAGGATGAAGGACTACCCCGGGGCAAAGAAGGAACTTACACTCGCCTTGAAGCTCGATCCCGCTTCGGCAAGGGCGAGGGCACTTCTTTCCGAAATCAAAGAGATAATGAAGAAAAAGGAAGAAGGGTACATTAGGATCAGACTGATAAAGGTGAACGATCTTGCTCTGGCGGAAAAAATAAGGAAGGAACTGGCAGGGGGAAAAAGCTTTTCCTCACTCGCTCGGAGGTATTCGGTTGATCCATCGAGCGAAGAGGGAGGGGATATCGGCTTTATCGCACCAGAAGACCTCCTTCCCGAACTCTCGAAAGTCGCCTTCTCCCTAAAGGTGGGCGAGATAAGCGGAATAATCAAGGCAAGGGGGGCTTACTACCTCTTAAAGAGGGAGGAATAG
- a CDS encoding TonB-dependent receptor translates to MKAKLLVVLVAVGLLFSAVAYGQMAKITGTLRGVVKDTSGAVLPGVTITINSPALITPDLTATTDSTGVYRFPSLPPGVYEVKAELEGFQTVIRKGVEIHAGVTTTVNFTLKVAAVAETITVTAESPLVDVKESSASVTLSKNLLENLPRPTFALDVEDYAPGVSGTSAFGGAGSAASSYQLDGVDVTDTEGGTRWVFPNYDWFEEVQFAGIGLNAEYGMFTGQVFNIVTKSGGNEFHGTLTGYFEGDDYLPDALTWSNWTDPSLEPRTVRKRYEASASVGGPIIKNKFWFFGSAEKYYEKVSILSVEGSQREQWSPRYFIKGTYQLNRNNKVSGFYERDIYDVSGRAASRYNPPETTVTEDSPSNSWNATWTSIFSQNTLLDVRYGAFKGYYYLTPNGSGYPHYDLVTNYYSVNAIYYYYADRRRDQVNASLTHFADNFLLKGDNHDFKFGAEFERSWMRDRGGYPEGKAYFDWNGAPYLMYEGGRYDIEPRVLRWSFFAQDSWTIKERLTLNLGIRFDYDTAGFPGENRDKLMVTKNPAPRLGFAYDLFGDGKGAVKGGFFRYYAPIFNDYIYALSTNVEDIYGYYWDGADWQQFLYIPHVLTRDIDPNIKQPYVDEINFSFERQLLPDLSLRVTYVHRYEHNIISDVDRSIPDNYQAMTITDPGEDGVTGTSDDQQVTVYNCIDPSERFWITMNAPGAYRKYDGLIIVANKRMSNNWLMMGSVTISRAKGNITTARGGGSEWDDMNYDPRYNKNYDGNTGLTRTVMVKVNATYFAPWGINLSAYFDVRTGAFWTRRLRVTGLNQGTRTIYVEPRGSHTLDTGYNLDLRIEKQVAIGPGNLRISADFFNVFNSDRVTGINTLTGAYFGETTNLVYPRRLRLGVRYIF, encoded by the coding sequence ATGAAAGCCAAATTATTGGTCGTTCTGGTGGCGGTGGGGCTTCTTTTCTCCGCCGTTGCCTATGGCCAGATGGCTAAGATCACCGGTACCCTGCGTGGTGTGGTGAAAGACACCTCTGGTGCTGTTCTTCCTGGTGTGACCATTACCATCAATTCTCCAGCCTTGATCACACCGGACCTTACTGCTACCACTGACTCTACTGGCGTTTACCGTTTCCCCTCGCTTCCACCGGGCGTATATGAGGTGAAGGCAGAGCTCGAGGGCTTTCAGACGGTTATCCGTAAAGGGGTGGAGATCCACGCTGGTGTTACCACCACGGTCAACTTCACCCTGAAGGTGGCGGCGGTGGCGGAGACGATCACCGTTACTGCGGAGAGCCCGCTGGTCGATGTGAAGGAGTCGTCGGCGAGCGTAACCCTTAGTAAGAACCTGCTTGAGAACCTGCCGAGGCCTACCTTCGCCCTTGATGTGGAGGACTACGCGCCTGGCGTTAGTGGAACCAGTGCTTTTGGTGGTGCTGGTTCCGCAGCCAGCTCCTATCAGCTCGATGGCGTCGATGTTACCGATACCGAGGGTGGAACCCGCTGGGTCTTCCCCAACTACGACTGGTTCGAGGAGGTGCAGTTCGCTGGTATCGGCTTGAACGCCGAGTACGGGATGTTCACCGGGCAGGTATTCAACATCGTCACCAAGTCCGGTGGTAACGAGTTCCATGGGACCTTAACCGGCTACTTCGAGGGTGATGATTACCTCCCCGATGCCCTCACCTGGTCGAACTGGACCGATCCCAGCCTCGAGCCCCGTACCGTCCGTAAGCGCTACGAGGCGAGTGCTTCCGTCGGTGGTCCTATTATAAAGAACAAGTTCTGGTTCTTCGGTTCTGCGGAGAAGTACTACGAGAAGGTCTCCATCCTCTCTGTCGAGGGGAGTCAGCGGGAGCAGTGGAGCCCCCGTTACTTCATCAAGGGCACCTATCAGCTCAACCGGAACAACAAGGTATCCGGTTTCTACGAACGGGATATCTATGATGTAAGCGGTCGTGCTGCCAGTAGGTATAACCCGCCCGAGACCACCGTTACTGAGGATTCGCCCTCCAACTCCTGGAACGCTACCTGGACCTCCATCTTCAGCCAGAACACCCTGCTCGATGTCCGCTATGGTGCCTTCAAAGGGTACTATTACCTCACTCCAAACGGTAGCGGTTATCCTCACTACGATCTCGTCACCAACTATTACTCTGTTAACGCTATCTACTACTACTATGCTGATAGGAGAAGGGACCAGGTGAACGCTTCGCTCACCCACTTTGCGGACAACTTCCTGTTGAAGGGCGATAACCACGACTTCAAGTTCGGTGCCGAGTTCGAGCGGAGCTGGATGAGAGACAGAGGTGGTTACCCTGAGGGTAAAGCCTATTTCGATTGGAATGGTGCTCCCTATCTGATGTACGAGGGTGGAAGGTACGATATCGAGCCGAGGGTCCTTCGGTGGAGCTTCTTCGCTCAGGATTCCTGGACCATTAAGGAACGGCTTACCCTGAACCTTGGTATCCGCTTCGACTATGATACTGCTGGTTTCCCCGGTGAGAACCGGGATAAGCTGATGGTAACCAAGAACCCGGCGCCCAGGCTCGGCTTCGCCTATGACCTCTTCGGCGATGGCAAAGGCGCGGTGAAGGGTGGTTTCTTCCGCTACTACGCTCCCATCTTCAACGACTACATCTATGCGCTTTCTACTAATGTTGAGGACATCTACGGCTACTATTGGGATGGCGCTGATTGGCAACAGTTCCTCTACATACCCCATGTTCTTACCCGGGATATCGATCCCAACATCAAACAACCCTATGTCGATGAGATAAACTTCTCCTTCGAGCGCCAGCTACTCCCCGATCTTTCCCTGCGGGTGACCTATGTCCATCGCTATGAGCACAACATCATCTCCGATGTCGATCGGAGCATCCCCGATAACTACCAGGCGATGACCATCACTGATCCCGGCGAAGATGGGGTTACTGGTACTTCCGATGATCAGCAGGTCACCGTTTATAACTGTATTGACCCCAGCGAGCGGTTCTGGATAACGATGAACGCTCCTGGTGCCTATCGGAAGTACGATGGGTTGATCATCGTCGCCAACAAGAGGATGAGCAACAACTGGTTGATGATGGGTTCGGTCACCATCTCCCGGGCGAAGGGGAACATCACTACCGCAAGGGGTGGTGGCTCCGAGTGGGATGATATGAACTATGATCCCAGGTACAACAAGAACTACGACGGGAACACTGGCCTCACCCGGACGGTGATGGTGAAGGTGAACGCCACCTACTTCGCTCCTTGGGGGATCAACCTGAGCGCCTACTTCGATGTGAGGACCGGTGCCTTCTGGACACGGAGGCTCCGGGTTACCGGGCTGAACCAGGGTACGAGAACCATCTATGTCGAACCGCGTGGTTCCCACACCCTTGATACCGGCTACAACCTCGACCTCAGGATCGAGAAGCAGGTCGCCATCGGACCGGGCAATCTCCGCATCTCTGCTGACTTCTTCAATGTGTTCAACTCCGATCGGGTTACCGGTATTAATACCCTCACCGGCGCCTACTTCGGTGAGACTACCAACCTGGTCTATCCGCGTCGGCTCAGGCTCGGTGTCCGCTACATCTTCTAA
- a CDS encoding protein-glutamate O-methyltransferase CheR: MKVVVDEAGFAELKERIRRYIGFNCNLYKPKCLKRRIATRLRARGVRSYREYAALLAKEPAELPLLEEALTINVSKFFRNYELFSLLEREVFPRLGALAEERKLPRLFFWSAGSATGEEPYTLAIMAKELLPKKIDVRILGTDISKKSLEAARRGIYPPASLDETPERIKEKYFVFEEGRYHLAPEIKEMVTFRKLDLLADPYPQRVDLILCRNVLIYLTKEAQDIILSGFFGSLVPRGVLVLGKVEALSGEARKLFSPIDVRERVYSRPFR, translated from the coding sequence ATGAAGGTGGTGGTTGATGAGGCTGGTTTTGCCGAACTTAAGGAGAGGATCCGAAGGTATATCGGGTTCAATTGCAACCTTTATAAGCCAAAGTGCTTGAAGAGGCGGATAGCCACCAGGCTTCGGGCAAGAGGGGTGAGAAGCTACCGGGAGTATGCAGCGCTTCTTGCTAAGGAACCGGCAGAGCTTCCTCTATTGGAGGAGGCGCTTACTATTAATGTTTCCAAGTTCTTCCGCAACTATGAGCTTTTTTCCCTCCTTGAGCGGGAGGTTTTCCCAAGACTTGGGGCTTTAGCGGAGGAGAGGAAGCTACCCCGCCTTTTTTTCTGGAGTGCTGGTTCCGCTACCGGAGAGGAGCCATATACTTTGGCGATAATGGCCAAGGAGCTATTGCCTAAGAAGATCGATGTCAGGATTTTGGGCACTGATATAAGCAAGAAGAGCCTTGAGGCGGCGAGAAGGGGTATATACCCCCCAGCGAGTCTGGATGAGACGCCGGAGAGGATAAAGGAAAAGTATTTTGTTTTTGAGGAGGGACGCTATCATCTTGCTCCGGAGATAAAGGAGATGGTTACCTTCCGTAAGCTCGATCTTCTTGCCGATCCTTATCCTCAGAGGGTAGATTTGATCCTATGTAGAAATGTACTTATCTACCTTACCAAAGAGGCACAGGATATCATCCTCTCTGGCTTCTTCGGTAGCCTTGTTCCCCGGGGGGTGCTCGTTCTGGGAAAGGTGGAGGCGCTCTCTGGGGAGGCGCGTAAGCTTTTCTCCCCTATAGATGTTCGGGAACGGGTTTATAGCCGTCCTTTTAGGTAG
- a CDS encoding purine-binding chemotaxis protein CheW — protein MAERGIKGEIALLCYRVGKQEFAVPLSEVARILPLLPVANIPHTPEFLEGVVEYDGILIPVIDLRKRFGLGEGGAAEEARIVVVRINGEKVGMVVDEAKDMVQIKSSEVKKPPTIFPGLDAPYLTGVVKRGERYLVLLDLRRVLTTEERLELFGLEGLLSGEEPLRKKRRRKGEKGGRAKK, from the coding sequence GTGGCTGAGCGAGGGATAAAGGGCGAGATTGCTCTTCTTTGTTATCGAGTGGGGAAGCAGGAATTCGCTGTTCCTCTCTCTGAGGTGGCTCGTATTCTTCCCTTGCTTCCTGTGGCAAATATCCCTCATACCCCGGAGTTTCTCGAAGGGGTGGTGGAGTACGATGGCATTCTCATTCCGGTGATCGATTTGAGAAAGAGGTTTGGGCTAGGAGAGGGAGGAGCTGCAGAGGAGGCTCGGATCGTGGTGGTGAGGATCAATGGGGAGAAGGTGGGGATGGTAGTTGATGAGGCTAAGGATATGGTTCAGATCAAGTCTTCGGAGGTAAAGAAGCCTCCTACCATCTTCCCAGGGCTTGATGCCCCTTACCTCACTGGTGTGGTTAAGCGGGGAGAGAGGTATCTCGTTCTTCTCGATCTCCGCCGGGTGCTTACCACCGAGGAGAGATTGGAACTCTTCGGTTTAGAGGGGCTTCTTTCTGGAGAGGAGCCTCTGAGGAAGAAGAGGAGGAGAAAGGGAGAGAAAGGTGGTCGAGCAAAGAAGTGA
- a CDS encoding chemotaxis response regulator protein-glutamate methylesterase has translation MSGRKIRVLVVDDSPFMRELISDIINSTSDLEVVGRAANGKAALEKMAELAPDVITLDVEMPVLDGLSTLSRLMRRHPLPVIMLSAYTTEGARATIRALELGAVDFIAKPSGEVSFDLEKIRDEIITKIRLAAGVEAIKIHPLEKKKEKELSPGARKGGFFGIGIAASTGGPQALLNLLPTFPKDLPGALFIVQHMPSGFTRQFAERLDAVCKLKIKEAEDGEEIHPGYGYVAPGGYHLLIERDGERSFLRYSSEPPLWGVRPAADHLFTSLAKAFGVSAIGVVLTGMGRDGAAGLLAIKEKGGMTIAQSRDSALIFGMPRSAIELGAVSHILSLDEIDSAILRHLGYGVRREAAGG, from the coding sequence ATGAGTGGCAGGAAGATAAGGGTATTGGTGGTGGATGATTCCCCGTTTATGCGGGAGCTTATATCCGACATCATAAATTCAACCTCTGATCTCGAGGTGGTAGGGAGGGCAGCGAACGGTAAAGCTGCTTTGGAGAAGATGGCGGAGCTTGCTCCCGATGTGATCACCCTGGATGTAGAGATGCCGGTCCTCGATGGTTTGTCCACCCTCTCTCGACTGATGAGACGCCATCCTCTTCCGGTGATAATGCTCTCCGCCTATACCACTGAGGGGGCTCGGGCTACCATCCGGGCGTTGGAGCTCGGTGCGGTCGATTTTATAGCCAAGCCATCAGGAGAGGTCTCATTCGATCTGGAGAAGATAAGGGACGAGATCATCACCAAGATAAGATTGGCAGCTGGGGTGGAGGCGATAAAGATCCACCCGCTTGAGAAGAAGAAAGAGAAAGAGCTCTCCCCTGGAGCAAGAAAGGGTGGTTTCTTCGGTATCGGTATCGCCGCTTCTACTGGGGGTCCTCAGGCGTTATTGAATCTTCTCCCCACCTTTCCTAAGGATCTCCCGGGGGCTTTGTTCATCGTCCAGCATATGCCTTCTGGTTTCACCCGGCAGTTTGCCGAACGGCTTGACGCGGTTTGTAAGTTGAAGATCAAAGAGGCGGAGGACGGGGAGGAGATCCATCCGGGTTATGGTTATGTGGCTCCGGGAGGGTATCATCTTTTGATCGAAAGGGATGGAGAGAGAAGTTTTCTCCGCTATTCTTCAGAGCCTCCCCTTTGGGGGGTGAGGCCAGCAGCGGATCATCTGTTTACCTCTTTGGCGAAGGCTTTTGGGGTTAGTGCCATCGGGGTAGTTCTCACCGGTATGGGTCGTGATGGAGCTGCTGGTCTTCTTGCCATAAAGGAGAAAGGGGGGATGACCATCGCTCAGAGCCGGGATTCCGCTCTCATCTTCGGTATGCCCCGATCAGCGATTGAACTTGGTGCTGTCTCCCATATTCTTTCCCTCGACGAGATAGATAGTGCAATCCTCAGGCATCTCGGCTATGGGGTGAGAAGGGAGGCTGCTGGTGGCTGA
- a CDS encoding response regulator, whose product MGKRVLIVDDAMFTRTLISDILAKAGYEIAGEAGSGVEAIEKYKELSPDVVIMDLIMPDMGGIEAIKKIIAEDPKANIIVCSAMGQQALVVEAIEAGAKDFIVKPFQPAQILDTLSKVVK is encoded by the coding sequence ATGGGGAAAAGGGTTTTAATTGTTGATGATGCGATGTTTACCCGCACCTTGATCTCGGATATTTTAGCCAAAGCCGGCTACGAGATCGCGGGAGAGGCGGGGAGTGGTGTCGAGGCGATCGAGAAATACAAGGAGCTTTCACCCGATGTAGTGATAATGGACCTTATTATGCCCGATATGGGAGGGATAGAGGCGATAAAGAAGATAATAGCAGAGGACCCCAAGGCGAATATCATCGTTTGCAGTGCGATGGGACAGCAGGCGTTGGTTGTTGAGGCGATCGAAGCAGGAGCAAAGGATTTCATTGTGAAGCCCTTCCAGCCAGCGCAGATCCTCGACACCCTCTCCAAGGTGGTCAAATAG
- a CDS encoding chemotaxis protein CheD — protein MEKLVVGIGNYGIAKKKPPLVAYGLGSCVAVIMYDEEKGIGGMAHIMLPNGNLNSAKKHPYRFPETAIPKLLAELLDGGARREKLRAKLVGGANMFSLLASKESQEIGKRNIEACRRVLSELGIPIVGEDVGGDYGRTVFFFPEGGRVLVRSFKVGEKEI, from the coding sequence ATGGAGAAGCTCGTAGTAGGGATTGGTAATTATGGTATAGCGAAGAAGAAACCTCCATTGGTCGCTTATGGTCTTGGCTCCTGTGTGGCGGTCATTATGTATGATGAAGAAAAAGGGATAGGGGGGATGGCACATATTATGCTCCCCAACGGCAATCTCAATTCGGCGAAGAAGCATCCCTACCGTTTCCCTGAAACCGCTATCCCTAAGTTGTTAGCCGAGCTCCTCGATGGAGGGGCAAGGAGGGAGAAATTGAGGGCGAAGTTGGTCGGTGGAGCCAATATGTTCTCGCTCCTTGCCTCAAAGGAATCCCAAGAGATAGGAAAAAGAAACATCGAAGCCTGTAGGCGGGTTCTTTCAGAGCTGGGGATACCCATCGTGGGAGAGGATGTGGGCGGAGATTATGGGAGAACGGTGTTTTTCTTCCCTGAGGGAGGGAGGGTTCTTGTCCGTTCCTTTAAGGTAGGTGAGAAGGAGATATGA
- a CDS encoding chemotaxis protein CheW — protein sequence MVEQRSDLMMRLLAGGEQFMVESHFVQEVISFERVYRVPGTPPYLAGLANFRGTVLPLAKLSVLLGLLAGASRMGLVISLAGLQLGLLVEDVLDVIPSYKIVHEEKAKLPEEVKPEFIKGAVRVSGELLFLLDLPAIIGEVFPGSLASKGA from the coding sequence GTGGTCGAGCAAAGAAGTGATTTGATGATGAGGCTCCTTGCGGGAGGGGAGCAGTTTATGGTGGAGAGTCATTTTGTTCAAGAGGTTATCTCCTTTGAGAGGGTATATCGTGTCCCTGGCACTCCTCCCTATCTTGCTGGACTGGCTAATTTTCGAGGAACGGTACTTCCTTTGGCGAAACTCTCGGTTCTGCTTGGGCTTCTCGCCGGTGCTTCAAGGATGGGCTTGGTTATCTCCTTAGCGGGGCTTCAGCTTGGGCTTCTCGTCGAAGATGTCCTTGATGTGATTCCCTCCTATAAAATTGTGCATGAAGAGAAGGCGAAGCTTCCTGAAGAGGTGAAGCCAGAGTTCATCAAAGGGGCGGTCAGGGTTTCAGGGGAGCTTCTTTTCCTTCTTGATCTTCCAGCTATTATCGGGGAGGTCTTCCCCGGTTCCTTAGCAAGCAAGGGGGCGTAG